From the Methanobacterium sp. BAmetb5 genome, the window AAGGAATTAAGGTCATGGCCCCCCAGAGGCCCAGGGGTAAGAAGGGAGTGTTTGAATTCATGGGAAGTGGTGCTTCCTCGGAAAAACCATTACAAACCCTCATTAAAAGTATTGCTCAAGAAGTACGGGAAGTGAAAAGCCGTGGGGGTAAGATCGCCGTGGTTGGTGGACCAGCCATTATCCACACTGGCTCTGGCCCGGTGCTGGCTCGTATGATCAAGGAAGGCCTGGTGGACGTGGTCTTTGCCGGTAATGCCCTGGCCACCCATGATATTGAGAGTGCACTATACGGAACATCACTGGGGATATGTGTGAAGAGTGGGGAAGCTGTGGCCCGGGGCCACCGTCACCACATTTACGCCATTAACCAGATAAACCAGGCCGGCTCCATACAGGAAGCCGTGGAGAAGGGTGTGCTTAAAAAGGGAGTTATGTACGAATGCGTTACCAATGATGTTCCCTTTGTACTGGCTGGATCCATAAGGGATGATGGACCTCTCCCCGATGTTATAACTGATGTTATTGAGGCCCAGGATGAGATGAGGAAGTATGTGCAAGGTGTGGATATGGTGATCATGATTGCCACCATGCTTCACTCCATAGCCGTGGGTAACATCCTCCCCTCCCAGGTTAAGAGTATCTGTGTGGATATAAACCCGGCAACAGTTACCAAACTAAGTGACCGTGGCAGTGCCCAGGTACTTGGTATTGTTACCGATGTAGGGGCTTTCTTACCCATGCTTTATCATGAAATCAACCACGTATCAGGAGATTAGATAACGAAAACTGTTATCTACTCCCATTTGGGGGGATTAATTTTTTTTATCAAGCTGTTCCCGGTGGGAATTAATTCCCATAATTAAATTATTTCAGTAATTGAATATTACCACTTAAATCAGTCCAGAGGGATTTTATGCTTAAAGGAAATCTTGTAAACCTTTTTACCGAGGAAATCTACCCGGCCGAGGTGGAAATTCAGGAGGGGAAGATAAAGTGTGTCCGGGAAGTTAAGGAGGAGTTGGATAACTACATTCTCCCGGGGTTCATCGATTCCCACATCCATATTGAAAGTTCCATGCTCACTCCCTCCCGTTTTGCCCAGATGGTGGTACCCCACGGAACCACGGCAGTGGTGGCTGACCCCCATGAAATTGCCAATGTCCAGGGGCTGGCCGGGGTCAACTACATGATCCAGGACGCGGCTAATGTCCCTTTACGATTCTTCTTCACCGCACCATCCTGCGTACCCGCCACTCCTTTTGAAACCTCTGGAGCGGTTTTAGGTCCTGAAGAGATTGATAATCTCCTCCAGAGGGATGATGTGGTGGCACTGGGGGAGATGATGAACTTCCCGGGAGTTATAGGGGGAGACCCGGTTGTTCTGGAGAAGATCCGCCTGGCCCATGAACATTCCAAACCAGTTGATGGGCATGCACCTCTGCTTTCAGGGGATGATCTCTGCAGCTACGTAGCTCGTGGCATATCCACTGAACATGAGTGCAGTCTCCGGGAAGAAGCACTGGAAAAAAAGAGGCTGGGTATGAGGATAATGGTCCGGGAAGGATCATCAGCCCAGAACCTGGAAGAACTGTGGACTGTGGGTGGTGATTTCCTGGTGTCTGATGACCGCCACCCCCAGGATCTACTGGAGGGACATCTGGATCAGACCCTTAAAAAGGCATTAGAGCTGGGTATGGACCCCCTGAAGGCCATTCAAATGGTCACCGTGAACCCTGCATCCCATTACCACCTGGATGCAGGTTCCGTAACCCCCGGTAAAAGTGCGGATCTGGTGGTGGTGGATGATCTGGAAAAATTCAACGTTAGAAAAGTTATGATAAGGGGAGAACTGGTTGCCCGGGAAGGTAAAGCCCTCTTCAATGTCCAGCCCTTAACTGGAGAAAATACCTTCCAGTTGAAGACCATGATGCCCTCTGATTTTGAGATACAATCCACGGGAAATGGTGAAAACACGGTGAGGGTTATTGAGGTGATGGAAGGTCAGCTTCTCACTGAAAAATCCCAGGCCACACTGGAGTCTGTAGATGGCATCCTGCAAGGAGATATTGAACAGGATGTGCTCCCAATTGCAGTGGTGGAACGATACGGGAATAATAATATTTCCAATGCCTTTGTGAAGGGTTTTGGTTTAAAAAATGGGGCAATAGCATCCAGTGTTGCCCATGACTCCCACAACATAATCGTGGTTGGTACCAATACCAGGGATATGGCAGTTGCGGTGAACACCCTTAAAAAGAACCGGGGAGGACTGGTTGCCGTGGGGGAGGGTGCTGTGCATTCCCTAAAACTCCCCATTGCTGGCCTCATGAGCACCCGGAGTGCAGAGGAAGTAGCTACCCAGTTGAACCAGTTACAGGAATTTACTAAGTATATGGGCTGTAAACTGTCTTCTCCCTTTATGACCCTGTCCTTTATGGCACTCCTGGTCATTCCTAAACTCAAGATCAGTGATCAGGGCTTATTTGATGGGGAAAGTTTCCAGTTTGTGGATGTTATAAAGTGAATTCTGTGAATTTTTATAATTTCCCAGTTATGGGATAAAAATAATCAGTACCAAAATACGGATTAATACTGAAATATAGGCACACAGAACTATTATGGGAAGAATGGTGTTTGAAATGGATGTTATACCCCTGGCCTTTGAAAGTATGGGCGTGCGCTCCATGGCCACCTTCGTTGAAACGGATCAGAGGATACTCATTGATCCCGGGACTTCTATTGCCCCCAAAAGGTTTGGATTTCCGCCGTGGAAGGATGAATTCGATGCCCTGCACGAAACCCGTGCCAGGGTGCAGGAGTACGCTGCAAAGGCAGACATCCTGACTATAAGCCATTATCATCATGACCATTTCACTCCCTTCAGTTTAGGGCGGTATCTGGACTCATCTCCCCGCTACGCTGAGGAGATGTACCAGGACAAGAAGCTGTTCATAAAGCACCCCACCGAAAAGATTAATAAAAGCCAACAAAGCCGGGCTCGACTTTTTTTAAAGAATTTAAAGCGTTTGGGAACCAGGGATATTCACTATGCCGATGGTAATTCATTCCAGGTAGGAGACACCCTGTTTAAATTTTCTGATCCCCTCCCCCACGGTGGTGAGGGCAGCAGTCTGGGCTTTGTCATAACCACTACCATTGAATGGGCCGGGAAAAAGCTTATGCATGCCTCTGATGTGCAGGGCCCCATTTATGAAGGTGCTAAACAACTTATACTGGATGAAAAACCAGATACTCTAATTTTAAGTGGCCCTCCTATTTATCTGGAGGGTTTTGCCCTGGAAAAAAGGGATATAGTGCGTGCTCAGAAAAATTTGATAAAAATATGCCAGGAAATCCCTCGGGTGGTGGTTGATCATCATCTTTTAAGGGATCTGCGCTGTTTTGATTTTATAAAAGAGATTAGGGAAGAATCAACAGGTGAAATCATGGTGGCATCGGAACTTCTAGGTAAAGAGCCGTATTTACTGGAAGCAAGGCGAAAAGAGTTTTATTTTTAGTTTTATTAATAATTAAATCAAAGAAGGCGGATTTAAGGATTTTAATCTCTTAAATATTCTAAAATCTTCTTCATAGCTTTTTTATGGTCCTTGGAACCTACTTTGTTCACCACCCGTGAGGTTTCACCCAGTTTCTCCAGATATTCTTTCCTTTCTTCTTCAGAAACGATGTCTATCCTGCTGAGGTATACAAGGGCCTCGATTATTCCGTAAATAGCACGGTTCAAAGGATTGACATGTTCCTGGTTTTTAACCAGTTCCCCTACCCGGCCAGTTACCACATTAATGGTGGAAGTTCCCAGGTGATCCTGGCGTTGAACCAGCTTTTCACGGGTGACCTGAACTGTAAAAAAGGCTTCTGCCCCTTTGATAGAGAAAAAATCCAGGTATGGCTCGAACTTTGTGGTTTCCAGGTTTCCAATGGTTGATTCCACGAAGACCATGGGATCCCGCAGTATGTTCACACCGAAACTCTTCTCACGCCTAACATTATCAAAGGTTTGTGATCCCTCGTGGAGGTAAACCACCACTTCACGGGCATCTTTACAGATAACACCTATAGGTGCAGCGTTTGAAGTTCCATCCGGGTTTCGGGTGGTGACAATGGTCTCATACAGAAGACCACGTTCCATACCCAAAGAATACAGGTCCAACATGGTTTCACCCTAGTTTTTAAACCAGCTATTTTTTAAAAAACAATTCCCAATGAAGTCATTCCGGCTGATTTATTCTTTTTTATAAATCTCCCCAGTTAAAATACCGTTGATTATACAGTCAAAATCGATTTTAGCATCCCAACCTGCGTTTTCGAACATGTTCATGTAACACAGGCCCAGGACCTTTCCACCGGGTAGCAATATGTCGTCAAGCATCTTCTGCACATCAGCCACATCAACCTCGTACTGAGGCATGGAAAGTCCACCCAGAAGGGCCACCACACTGCTGCGGGGATCTGCTTCTTCTGTAAACTGCATGCCCAGTGATGTACGTTCTATTTTACGGGCAGAATCCAGATCAGTTTTAGGTACAAATACTGATTCTTTATCCCTGATTACATAGGCAAAGAGTTCGGCAAAGGGACTACAAACACCGGGAATTCCGGCAAAAGTAACTTTGTCTGCGTGTTCTACTTCTTTTTTGAAAGCCATCAGGTTTCCATTTAATCCTCTGAACTTTTCTGTTTCCATCATTAAATCACCATAATCTAAAAACAATATGTGGAATCTTAAAAAATTAATAAAAAGCTTAAAGTAGGGGAATTCTAAAACAAAACGAACACCCAAGAGGAATGTTCATTAAATCTTAGGATCCCTTTAAAAATATATATATGATATAGGCTATCACCAGTATAATTATAACCGGAAGTAACCATATGAATACATAGAAGAAAACCACTGCCAGCACTAAGGCCACCAGTATGAGTAAAATGTCTCGAAGTTCCATATTCTTCTATATTACCATTTTAACATAAAAATATTTTCATATTGAATTAACGGCCGGGTAATTACTTATTACCAATTATACAGTTTTTTTCGAGATTAAGATAGGAATAAAGATATATTTAATACACAGTAAATGATTTTTAAAGACGAATAAGGGGATAATGGAAATGATATT encodes:
- a CDS encoding TIGR00300 family protein; the protein is MYNREVKLTGHIIDSLTLPRALDLIMDMGGDFQILEFQVGKRKKDTSLARIKVSADSESLLGEILDELAEIGAMVVEIREVKLEAATKDKTLPADFYSTTNHPTYIRFQKEWIPVENIEMDCMIVVDPEIPKAIIKPIGQIKKGDLVVVGREGIKVMAPQRPRGKKGVFEFMGSGASSEKPLQTLIKSIAQEVREVKSRGGKIAVVGGPAIIHTGSGPVLARMIKEGLVDVVFAGNALATHDIESALYGTSLGICVKSGEAVARGHRHHIYAINQINQAGSIQEAVEKGVLKKGVMYECVTNDVPFVLAGSIRDDGPLPDVITDVIEAQDEMRKYVQGVDMVIMIATMLHSIAVGNILPSQVKSICVDINPATVTKLSDRGSAQVLGIVTDVGAFLPMLYHEINHVSGD
- the ade gene encoding adenine deaminase, which produces MLKGNLVNLFTEEIYPAEVEIQEGKIKCVREVKEELDNYILPGFIDSHIHIESSMLTPSRFAQMVVPHGTTAVVADPHEIANVQGLAGVNYMIQDAANVPLRFFFTAPSCVPATPFETSGAVLGPEEIDNLLQRDDVVALGEMMNFPGVIGGDPVVLEKIRLAHEHSKPVDGHAPLLSGDDLCSYVARGISTEHECSLREEALEKKRLGMRIMVREGSSAQNLEELWTVGGDFLVSDDRHPQDLLEGHLDQTLKKALELGMDPLKAIQMVTVNPASHYHLDAGSVTPGKSADLVVVDDLEKFNVRKVMIRGELVAREGKALFNVQPLTGENTFQLKTMMPSDFEIQSTGNGENTVRVIEVMEGQLLTEKSQATLESVDGILQGDIEQDVLPIAVVERYGNNNISNAFVKGFGLKNGAIASSVAHDSHNIIVVGTNTRDMAVAVNTLKKNRGGLVAVGEGAVHSLKLPIAGLMSTRSAEEVATQLNQLQEFTKYMGCKLSSPFMTLSFMALLVIPKLKISDQGLFDGESFQFVDVIK
- a CDS encoding MBL fold metallo-hydrolase, translating into MDVIPLAFESMGVRSMATFVETDQRILIDPGTSIAPKRFGFPPWKDEFDALHETRARVQEYAAKADILTISHYHHDHFTPFSLGRYLDSSPRYAEEMYQDKKLFIKHPTEKINKSQQSRARLFLKNLKRLGTRDIHYADGNSFQVGDTLFKFSDPLPHGGEGSSLGFVITTTIEWAGKKLMHASDVQGPIYEGAKQLILDEKPDTLILSGPPIYLEGFALEKRDIVRAQKNLIKICQEIPRVVVDHHLLRDLRCFDFIKEIREESTGEIMVASELLGKEPYLLEARRKEFYF
- a CDS encoding DUF447 domain-containing protein, whose protein sequence is MLDLYSLGMERGLLYETIVTTRNPDGTSNAAPIGVICKDAREVVVYLHEGSQTFDNVRREKSFGVNILRDPMVFVESTIGNLETTKFEPYLDFFSIKGAEAFFTVQVTREKLVQRQDHLGTSTINVVTGRVGELVKNQEHVNPLNRAIYGIIEALVYLSRIDIVSEEERKEYLEKLGETSRVVNKVGSKDHKKAMKKILEYLRD
- a CDS encoding DUF2124 domain-containing protein; translated protein: MMETEKFRGLNGNLMAFKKEVEHADKVTFAGIPGVCSPFAELFAYVIRDKESVFVPKTDLDSARKIERTSLGMQFTEEADPRSSVVALLGGLSMPQYEVDVADVQKMLDDILLPGGKVLGLCYMNMFENAGWDAKIDFDCIINGILTGEIYKKE